The Rhododendron vialii isolate Sample 1 chromosome 8a, ASM3025357v1 genome has a window encoding:
- the LOC131298335 gene encoding uncharacterized protein LOC131298335 isoform X1 — MGSTGTRAKKGGSKDEQGLIDLVFSWSLSDVLNKNLYKAKVKLIPKTFSSTNEYLNSFIYPLIEETHADLFSSMETVARAPTRETWTVNISKGFKPPKKLYYKISLNRNRDTANGEVYEPEFGDLIALTEVRPKRIDDLDRPKSPYLIALVQSGEYVSERIYIRASKPIMLGEDGDRRGDENKKRFFVVYLTNMVTNLRIWTALKSDPEGENMKIIRRVLQPDSTIEESCTKCLSEESNQAVLSIVKNAISSFKLDNSQQDAVLSCVATRQCRHQNTVKLIWGPPGTGKTKTVASLLLVLFRIKCRTLTCAPTNIAVLGVTSRLMSLVSRELKYDTYGLGDIVLFGNGERMKIDDHEDLFDVFLDYRVAALSSCLAPDSGWKHNVESMMCLLKNAEKMYRLYLKEEKKKKKEEEEEEETGFGKRMVINNQDKGAHIYGQDLNDVDKKGIWRREIVQTLKENKKTEKKKKKEPSKRRGKLKGDERDEKGNSTPSKKERNVKNDGDPMTFEEFFLKRFKRIGNQLSFCIRNLYTHMPTSFISLEVVKNMIKALDLLKTIETMYTRAVANKGLKEVLNGVDEVGYMIKHYRKLSCKTECIQILKFVSETLDLPEFTGFCQIWSFCLQNASLIFCTASSSAKLPVSKENFIPKKSSAKLHTEGMRPLELLVIDEAAQLKECESAIPLQLSGLRHAILIGDERQLPAMVQSKICQRVEFGRSLFERLVILGHEKHLLSVQYRMHPSISLFPNREFYESKILDGPNVKEQAYNRCFLRGSMYGSYSFINVSHGKEEFDSRHSRKNMVEVAVVSEIVARLFKESVASKQKVRVGCISPYKAQVFALQEKFGKTYNTDSNSDFSVNVRSVDGFQGGEEDLIIISTVRCNGSGSVGFLSNRQRTNVALTRARHCLWILGNGATLINSGSVWKKLVVDAKARSCFYNATEDKNLAQAVAGALVELNQLDALLTTDSLLFRNTRWKACFSDNFVESNSRIKNVDDRKQVLCIIQRLSSGCWHQHRKANILEKQGGTSPQLLELYTVNGWLSLIWSVDVVREGSKDFQVLKFWDILPMAKIPKLAKHLDSLFGNYTLDKMNSCKCRRFEGNLVVPVTWPAGSGACKKTSTADSDYVQPLESRLAKLSIMDEPGSPSNRYHVNAKVKIKEAKDKGMNKSWRVVKQEEKQNKT; from the exons ATGGGAAGCACAGGCACTCGTGCGAAGAAGGGAGGATCAAAGGATGAACAAGGCTTGATAGATTTGGTATTCTCATGGTCTCTCTCTGATGTGCTCAACAAAAATCTTTACAAGGCCAAG GTTAAGCTGAttccaaagacattttcatcAACCAATGAGTATCTGAACTCATTCATCTACCCCCTCATCGAAGAAACACACGCCGATTTGTTCTCAAGCATGGAGACAGTGGCTCGTGCTCCTACCCGTGAAACATGGACCGTTAATATATCCAAAGGCTTCAAACCTCCCAAGAAATTGTACTACAAAATTTCATTGAATAGAAACAGAGACACTGCAAACGGTGAAGTGTATGAGCCCGAGTTTGGAGATCTTATCGCATTGACAGAGGTCAGGCCGAAACGTATTGATGATCTAGACAGGCCTAAAAGTCCTTATCTTATTGCTTTGGTTCAAAGCGGCGAATATGTTTCTGAAAGAATTTATATACGGGCGTCCAAGCCGATCATGTTGGGTGAAGATGGAGATAGACGAGGTGATGAGAATAAGAAAAGATTCTTTGTTGTTTACCTTACAAACATGGTTACTAATCTAAGAATATGGACGGCTTTGAAGTCGGATCCAGAAGGGGAGAACATGAAAATCATTAGAAGAGTGCTGCAACCGGATTCCACT ATTGAGGAAAGTTGTACCAAGTGCTTGTCTGAAGAGAGTAACCAAGCTGTCTTGTCCATTGTCAAGAATGCCATAAGCTCCTTTAAGTTAGACAACTCCCAACAGGATGCTGTGTTAAGTTGTGTTGCCACAAGACAATGTCGTCATCAAAATACTGTCAAACTAATATGGGGCCCTCCCGGAACTGGGAAAACAAAGACAGTAGCTTCATTGTTGCTTGttctatttaggataaaatgcaGAACACTGACATGTGCCCCAACCAACATTGCAGTGTTGGGAGTTACTTCACGGCTGATGAGTTTGGTGAGTCGTGAACTCAAGTATGATACTTATGGATTGGGAGACATAGTATTGTTTGGTAATGGGGAGCGAATGAAGATTGACGATCATGAAGATCTCTTTGATGTGTTTCTTGATTACCGTGTTGCTGCTCTTTCAAGTTGTCTTGCTCCAGATTCTGGGTGGAAACATAATGTAGAGTCGATGATGTGTTTACTTAAAAACGCTGAAAAGATGTACCGTTTGTAtttgaaagaagagaaaaagaagaagaaagaggaggaggaggaggaggagactggttttggaaaaagaatgGTTATTAACAATCAAGACAAAGGGGCACATATTTACGGTCAAGACTTGAATGATGTGGATAAAAAGGGAATTTGGAGGAGGGAGATTGTTCAAACCTtgaaggaaaacaagaaaacagaaaagaagaagaaaaaggagccTTCGAAGAGAAGAGGGAAATTGAAGGGTGATGAAAGAGATGAAAAGGGCAACTCAACTCcaagtaagaaagaaagaaatgtgaAGAATGATGGAGATCCGATGACGTTTGAGGAGTTTTTCCTGAAGAGATTTAAACGTATAGGAAATCAGCTCAGCTTTTGTATTAGAAATTTGTACACACATATGCCAACATCTTTCATTTCATTGGAAGTGGTAAAGAATATGATTAAGGCTCTCGATTTGCTAAAAACCATTGAAACTATGTATACCCGTGCTGTTGCAAACAAGGGTTTGAAAGAAGTCTTGAATGGAGTTGACGAGGTTGGTTACATGATTAAACACTATAGGAAGCTGAGTTGCAAGACAGAGTGCATTCAAATACTCAAATTCGTTTCTGAAACATTAGATTTGCCAGAATTTACAGGATTCTGTCAAATTTGGAGTTTTTGCTTGCAAAACGCGTCCTTGATATTTTGCACTGCTTCAAGCTCCGCTAAATTGCCtgtttcaaaagaaaatttcattccaaaaaaaagCTCCGCTAAATTGCATACAGAGGGAATGAGACCACTGGAACTGTTGGTCATTGACGAAGCTGCTCAGCTCAAAGAATGCGAATCCGCTATTCCATTGCAGCTCTCTGGTCTCCGTCATGCTATACTCATTGGGGATGAACGGCAACTGCCTGCAATGGTCCAAAGCAAG ATATGCCAGCGGGTTGAATTTGGAAGAAGCTTATTTGAGAGGCTGGTAATATTAGGACATGAGAAACATCTTCTTAGTGTCCAGTACAGAATGCATCCATCAATAAGCTTGTTTCCAAATAGGGAGTTCTATGAGAGTAAGATTTTGGATGGTCCCAACGTCAAAGAACAAGCCTACAATAGGTGTTTTCTTCGAGGAAGTATGTACGGATCCTATTCATTCATCAACGTAAGCCATGGAAAAGAGGAATTTGATAGCAGACATAGCAGGAAAAACATGGTGGAGGTGGCTGTGGTTTCTGAGATTGTTGCAAGGCTCTTTAAAG AATCTGTGGCATCAAAACAAAAGGTTAGGGTGGGTTGCATATCGCCATACAAAGCTCAAGTATTTGCACTCCAAGAAAAATTTGGGAAAACATACAATACAGATTCAAACAGTGACTTCTCTGTGAACGTTCGATCTGTTGATGGGTTTCAAGGTGGTGAGGAGGATCTCATAATAATTTCTACTGTGAGGTGTAATGGGAGTGGATCTGTGGGCTTTCTTTCCAATCGTCAGAGAACAAATGTGGCCCTCACCCGTGCAAG GCATTGCCTCTGGATACTGGGCAATGGTGCTACATTGATAAACAGCGGCTCTGTTTGGAAGAAACTAGTTGTCGATGCCAAGGCTCGGAGTTGCTTTTACAATGCCACTGAGGACAAGAACTTGGCTCAAGCTGTTGCAGGTGCCTTGGTGGAGCTTAACCAACTTGATGCGTTACTCACAACTGATTCGCTGCTGTTTCGCAATACAAGGTGGAAG GCTTGCTTCAGTGACAATTTTGTGGAGTCCAATTCTAGAATTAAGAACGTAGATGACCGAAAGCAAGTGCTTTGCATCATACAAAGGCTTTCAAGTGGCTGCTGGCATCAGCATCGAAAGGCTAACATTCTCGAAAAACAGGGTGGGACTTCTCCTCAGCTGTTGGAGCTGTACACAGTCAATGGATGGCTGAGCCTCATTTGGAGTGTGGACGTTGTCAGGGAAGGTTCAAAAGACTTTCAGGTTCTAAAGTTCTGGGATATTTTGCCTATGGCCAAGATACCAAAACTGGCAAAGCATCTAGACAGTTTGTTTGGGAACTATACGCTTGATAAGATGAACAGCTGCAAATGCAGACGCTTTGAAGG GAATTTAGTAGTCCCGGTGACATGGCCAGCCGGCTCGGGTGCTTGTAAGAAGACTTCTACGGCTGATTCTGATTATGTGCAGCCGTTAGAAAGCCGATTAGCTAAATTAAGTATAATGGATGAGCCGGGATCGCCAAGTAATAG ATACCATGTGAATGCCAAAGTGAAGATTAAAGAGGCAAAAGACAAGGGGATGAATAAGAGTTGGCGAGTGGTGAAACAGGAGGAAAAACAGAACAAGACTTAA